The sequence GCAGCGCCTGGTCGCGATACGCCGGAATATGGCTGAGGTAGGTCAGGTGCGGCGGCTGGGCGTGGATCAGCGCGTGGAAGTTCGTGCCGGTGCGGGCGATCTGATCGTCGTGGACCGCGAGATGCGAGTTGAACTCGCTGGTGACGCGCTCGAACAGGCGGCGCGGCGAGGTATGCAGCCGTCCCGTTCGTCCATCCGCATCGACCAGCACGGCTGCCAGGTTCGCCACGGGGTCGAGGTGAATATCGCGCAGGCGGCGACCGGAGCCGGTGACAATCACCAGATGGCCCGCAAGCGCGGGCGCGGGATGCGGCAATACAAAGGACGCGCCCACCGGGAAGCGCCGCCGCACCTCAAGCGGCCAGCCGATCACCATCGAGATATTGCCTGCGGCACCTTCGCTGGCATTAATGCCGCTGAGCCGCTGCCCCGCCGTGCCAATCGTCGTGAGCAATTCATCTAAATCAGGAAAAGGTTGATCCAGAGCCATAGCTTCATTCTCCACATGTGGCGCAGATGCGCTCTCCCCCGGCGCTGTATGCATCCCCACGCCGGATTAATCCGGCGTGACGACAATGACCTCAAGCGTGCGCGGCCCATGCACGCCCTCGACCCGATTCAGCTCGATGTCGGAGGTAGCCGATGGGCCGGAAATAAAGGTGATCGCGCGCTGCTGCTCACATACGGCGGGCACGAGCCGGGCGACGGCTTCGGGAACCAGACCGACAATCTGCTCCGTCCGGACAACACACAGATGATAATCAGGCAGCAGCGTCAGCACGCGCCGTCCTTGCGCCTGCCCGCCATCCAGCACGATCGTCCCCGTTTGCGCGATGCCCAGCGCGCAGCCGGTTAGCACGCCGTCGCACCCATCGATCTGCGCGTAGGTCAGCTCGGTGTCGCGGAGCGCTTCAATCCCGGCGGGCAGCCACTCGCGCGGGATATCCACGGGCACAAGCAGACGACGCACGCCCCGCGCGGCGCATGATTCGGCGATCGTTGTGGGCAGCGCATGAGCCGTGACGATCCGCACCGTCGCTTTGTACTCGCGCACGCGCTCCACAAATAGCTCGATCACGTGCTCGCGGGACGCATCGGCGGTGGGGCGATAGCCGCGCTCCACGGCAACATCCGTCGGCTGCTCGCGCTGCGGCACGTCGCGCAGCGCCAGGCGCACGCGCTGGAGAATCTCGTCACGGGCAGCGCTCATACGTTCCTCCTCCCGGCTGCGGCAGCCTCGGCGTCGACGCCGTCGGCATCGCCCACGCCGTCAGCATCAGCCTTCGGCACCGACCCGAACACCCGCCGCTTCCGCCACCAGTCACGAAAGGTCTGGCGCGGCACCGCCTGAAGATCGCGCATAGTCGTCCACACGTTGAGCGGCGGTGGCAGCCGCTCGATGATCCCGCGACGTGCAAAAGGAATCTGCCCCAGCCGTGCCAGCTTTTGGGCCTGCTCGTAGCGTTCGGGACTCCGAAAGACTCGCGCGAGCAGCCGCATGCCGATGGCTTCGGGATCGAGCTTGCCCTTGATGCCCTCGCTGGTCTGCTTATGACGCACCACCTGCGCCCGCAGATGCACCAGCACTTCGGGAATGTTGATCTTGACCGGACACACGTCGTAGCACGCGCCGCAGAGCGACGAGGCGTAGGGCAGCGATCCGGCGCGCTCCACGCCTAGAAGCTGCGGTGTCAGAATCGCGCCGATGGGGCCGGGATAGACCGAGTTGTAGGCGTGGCCTCCCGTGCGCTCATAGACCGGGCAGACGTTGAGGCAGGCCGAGCAGCGGATACAGTTGAGCGTTTGTCGCCCAATGTGATCCGCAAGCACGCGGCTGCGCCCGTTATCCAGCAGCACCAGATGGAACGCCTGCGGCCCGTCGCCAGGATGCACGCCGGTCCAGAACGAGGTATACGGGTTCATGCGCTCGCCCGTCGAGGAGCGCGGCAGCAGTTGCAGGAACACCTCGAAGTCCTGCCAGCCTGGGATCACCTTCTCGATGCCCATGATCGAGATCAGCACCTCCGGCAGCGTCAGGCACATGCGCCCGTTGCCCTCGGACTCGACCACCGCGATCGTTCCGGTTGCGGCCACGGCAAAGTTCACGCCGCTGGTGGCGACGGGCACGCTCAAGAACTTCGTGCGCAGATACCGACGCGCCACCGCCGCCAGCTCAGCCGGTTCGTCCGATAGCTCGCTGATGCCCAACGTGTGCATGAACAGGGTGCGGATCTCCGCGCGATTCTTGTGGATCGCGGGCACCAGGATATGCGACGACTCCTCGTGGGCCAGTTGGATGATCAGCTCGGCCAGATCAGTCTCGATCGCGGTCACGCCGTGCTGGCCCAATGCCTCGTTCATGCGGATCTCGTCGGTGGTCAGCGACTTGACCTTGATCACCTCGCTGGCCCCGTGTTCGAGCACGATTCCGGCGACGATCCGGTTGGCCTCGATCGCGTCGCGCGCCCAATGGACCTGCCCGCCCGCGCGCTGCACCGCCGCCTCAAGTTGCAGCAGGTACTCGTCGAGGTGGCGCAGCGTGCGCTCCTTGATCGCGCGCCCGGCCTCGCGCAACTCCTGCCAGTCGGGCAGCTCGTCGACGACTGAGGCCCGCTTCGCCCGGATGGTTTGGGTCGCCTTGCCCAGGTTGCGCCGTAGCTGCGTGTTTTCCAGCGCCGCCCTCGCCGACTCCTGAAAGGTCAGCGGAATGTGAAACTTGGAGTTGCTCCGGCTCATCGCCCGTCCTCCTCGGTCGTCGCCAGGATCTCGGCGAGATGCACGGGCCGCACGCCTGCCCGCTGCCGGTGCAGCGCCCCGCCGATCTGCATCAGGCACGAGTTGTCGGCGGCAACACAGACCTCGGCGTGTGTATCGAGGACGTTGCGGACTTTATCGCCGAGCATCGCCATCGAGGTATCCGCGTTCTTGATCGCAAAGGTGCCGCCGAAGCCGCAGCACTCCTCGGCATTGGGCAGCTCCACGAGATCGATGCTGCGAACCTTGCGCAGCAGCCGCAGCGGAGCATCGCCGACGCGGATCATCCGCAGCGAGTGGCAGGTCGGATGGTACGTGACCCGGTGCGGATAGTACGCGCCCACATCCTCGATGCCAAGCTTGTTGACCAGAAGCTCCGACAGCTCGTACACCCGTGGGATCAGCGCAGCAACCGCGCGTGCCAGCTTCGGGTCGCGCGACACTTCGGCGAGGCGGGGATAGAACTCGCGGACCATCCCCACGCAGGACGCCGACGGCGACACCACGATCTCGGCGTCGCCGAAGACCTCGACGAAGTGGCGGGCAAGCGGGATCGACTCGCGCTGGTAGCCGGTGTTGAAGTGCATCTGGCCGCAGCAGGTCTGCTCCAGCGGAAACTCGACGCTGTGGCCGAGCCGCTCCAATAGCTTCACGACGGCTTGCCCGGTTTGCGGAAATAGCGTATCGTTGAAGCAGGTTATAAAGAGTGTAACCTTCATCGATCCCCTTCTCCACTCGGCCTACTCCACGATGCACGGAGTAGACGCTCCTGCTCCTCGCTGGCGTGTCAGCGAAGAAACGCCTCGGCCAGGCCGCCATCCACGCTAAAGATCTGGCCGGTCGTCTTGCTGAATGCCCTGCTGATCAGCAAATAGGCCACCTCCGCCTGATCGTCCAGCGTGATCGGCGCTTGCGTTAGCGTGCGCTGCGCGTAGAAGTTCGCCAGCTTCTCGCGCAGCGCCTCGGTCGTCTCGTCGTCGCTGAAGGCGATGTTGTACTTCGCCAGCGAGGCGATCACTCGATCGCGGGGGAACATGCTGCTGCCCTCGACGACTGTGGCGGGTGCCAGGCCGTTGACCCGCACCAGCGGCGCGAGTTCGATCGCCAGCTCGCGCACCAGATGATTCGCCGCCGCCTTGCTGGTGTCGTAGGCCAGCGAGCCTTTCTTGGCTACCGCCGCGTTGACGCTGGTGGTCAGCACCAGATTGCCGCGCAGCCCTTGGGAGCGCCAGATCCGATTGGCCTCATCTGCGACGACGTACAGCCCGGTGACATTGATGTTGAACGACAGCGCCCATTTGTCGTCGGGAACGCGGCCCTCGCGATCCGGCGGCACATAAATGCCCGCCGTCACGATTACATCGTCGATGCCGCCATACGCCAGGATCACCTGCTCGAACAGCGCCCGCACCGACTCACGCTTGGTGATGTCCACGCCCAGCCCGATCGCGGGACCGTAGCTTGAGATGCCCGTCCCTGCCACGCCGATGCCTTTGCCGTAGCGCGCGGTCAGCTCGTCCGCCGTCGCCTGGGCTGCCTCGGCGTGCAGATCGGCGCAGACCACATGCGCGCCCTCACGCGCCACGCGATGCGCCACTGCCTTGCCGATGCCGCTGCCTGATCCAACCACCACCACGATCCGCCGCGCCAGCTCTTTTTCGGCGGGCATGCGCTGAAGCTTGGCCTCCTCAAGCAGCCAGTACTCGATGTCGAACGCCTCTTGCAGCGGCAGCGCGGTATACTCGTCGATCGCCTCCGCGCCGCGCATCACTTCGACGGCGCAGTTGTAGAACTCGGCGGTCACGCGCGACTCGCTCTTGTCTTTGCCCCAGGCGATCATGCCCAGGCCGGGGATCAGGATCACCGTCGGGTTCGGATCGCGCATCGCGGGCGAGTCGGGGCGCTTGTGCTGCTGGTAGTAGGCCGCGTAGTCCTGGCGATACTGCTCCAGCCCGGCGCTCAGTTTGTGCTTCAGCGCCGCCACATCCTCGGCCTGCGGGTTCCACGGCACATACAGCGGCTTGATCTTGGTGCGCAGGAAGTGATCGGGGCAGGACGTGCCGAGCTCGGCCAGACGCGGCGCGTCGTGGCTGTTGACGAAGCGCAGGATCGTCGCGTCTTCCTGCACGGTGCCGACAAAGCGTTTATACTGGCTAACCTGGCCGCGCAGCCAGGGCAAGATCTCGGCAAAGACCGCGTGGCGCTGCGCCTCGTCCAATGCCTGGTACTGCTGCCCGCCAAAGGTCTGCTCGCCTTTGTCGCGCGCCTCGATATAGCTCGCCGCGCGCTCGATCAGATCGAGCGTCAGCTCGTAGCACGCCTTGTCGTCGTCGGCCCAGTTGATCAGGCCGTGGCCGCCGAGGATCACGCCCCTGGCCTGCGGGTGCTCCTGTAGGATCTGCTCCAGCTTCAGGCCCAGATCGAAGCCGGGCCGCTGCCAGGCGGTCCAGATCACCTCGTCGCCGTAGATCTCGCTGGTCAGCCGCTCGGAGTTTCGCGCGGCGGCGATGGCGATCACGGCGTTGGGATGCATGTGATCGACGTGCTTACGATTGACAAAGGCGTGCAGCGGCGTGTCGATCGACGACGGACGGGGATTGAGGTTGAAGGTGCAGTGGTTATAGAGCGCGACCATCGCGTCCTCGATCGCGGTTTTGGGGCCGCGCTCCGGCGCGTGGTGGTAGTGCGCTTGCAGCGCGCGCAGCTTGTCCATGTACAGCGACGAGAAGTTTTCGCGCTTTGAGGTGCGCAGGTCGCCGCCGGAGCCTTTGACCCACAGCACCTCGACCGGCTCCTCGGTGAGCGGGTCGCTCTCGATAATTTTGGATGATGTGTTGCCGCCGCCTGTGTTGGTGATGCGCTGGTCGGCTCCCAGGATATTGGAGCGATAGACCAGCCGCGCAACTGGATCGAGCTGATTCGCGTAGGCGTCGTCCCACGCATAGTGTACGTGGCGAAAGGTTGGTTGCCGTGTTACCATGAGTCCTCCTCCTCCTCACCCGCGCCGGGCAAGCTCGTGTGTTTCGTACGATCGGATCTCGTCCAGGTAGCGCATGCCCAGCGGCACTTCGTGCTGGAGACAGAACTGGTCCCAGACCGCCGCCCAGGGCATGCCCTTAAGCTCTTCGAGCAGCGCCAGGCGCGTGGTGTAATCGCCGGAGCGCTCGGCCTCACGCAGCCGATCGATCGGCTCCAGCAGCGCCAGCAGCGCGGCCCGCTGCACGTTGCGCGCGCCGATGACCCACGCCGCTACCCGGTTGATACTCGCGTCGAAGAAGTCCAGGCCGATGTGGACGCGATCGAGCAGGTTGTTGCGTACGATCTCCTGAAGCAGCGCCTGCGTCTCGTCGCTGAGCGTGACGACATGATCGCTGTCCCAGCGCACGCCCCGGCTGATGTGGAGCAAGATTTCATCGACGTAGAGCAGCACCGACGAGATCTTGTCGGCGATCGACTCGGTCGGGTGGAAGTGGCCGCTATCCAGGCACAGCAGCACGTGGTTGCTCAGCGCGTAGCCCAGGTAGAACTCGTGCGAGCCGACGACGTAGCTTTCGGAGCCGATGCCGAAGAGCTTGCTTTCGACGGCATCCAGGTTGTACCGCCGGTCGATGGGCGCGGCGAGGATCTGATCGAGCGATTCTTTGAGCAATCGGCGGGGCGTGGCGCGATCGACGGGCGTGTCCTTGAGGCCGTCGGGAATCCAGATGTTGGTGACGCAGGCCGTGCCAAGCTCGCGCCCGAAATACTCGCCGATCGTGCGCGACGCAATGCAGTGCTCGATCCAGAACCGGCGCACGCCCGCATCGTAGCTCGACAGCGTAAAGCCGCTCTCGGCCAGCGGATGCCCGAAGCAGGTCGGGTTGAAGTCGATGCCGTGTCCGTTGGCTTTGGCCCACGCGGCCCACGCGGCGAAATGTTCGGGCTGAAGCTCGTTGCGCTCAACCTTCCGTCCGTTGATTTCGGCGTAGATCGCGTGCAGATTCAGCCGGTGCTGTCCCGGCAGCAGGCGATAGACCTGATCGAGATCGCGGCGCAGCTCGTCCGCGTTGCGCGCCTTGCCCGGATAGTTGCCGGTCGCCGCGATGCCGCCGCCAAGCTCGCCATCCGGCGACTCGAACCCGGCTACGTCGTCGCCCTGCCAGCAGTGCAGGCTCAGCGAGATCTGGCCGAGACGTGCCAATGCCTGCTCGGTATCGACGCCGAGCGCCGCGTAGCGCTCTTTGGCGAGCGCGTAGGCATGCTGGACATGTCTGGTTGTGGGAACTGAATCAGTCATAGCTCCTCCTCCTCCACATGAAATCAATCGAGGTGAAAAATCTCCTGCAATTCAACAAACATTTCATCTGGCCGCGCATTATTTGGCGACTCGAAATACGGTGCCATGAACTCTTGCCATCTGGTGTTGATCGCTTGCTCGGCCATGCGCGCCTGGGCAGCCTGCAAGCTGTCGGGTGTCTCGAAGTAGCCGAAGAGCAGGCCGTCGTCGCGCACAAACAGGGAGTAGTTGTGCCAGCCCGCCCCGCGCAGCGCCGCGAGCATCTCCGGCCAGACGTTTTCGTGATGGCGTTTGTACTCGTCCAGCCTGTCTTGCCGCACCTTGAGCATAAATCCAACCCGTTTCATCAGCCTGCTCCTCCGGTAGGGCCGTCCCGGCGGACGTGCAGCATGGAACGCGCCGGGGCAGCCAGAAGGTGATAGCCGTTAGAAGTCGAACTGATCGACGTTGTCTTTCGTGAACACCGTCGGCTTGCCCAGCAGCACGGTGCCATCCTCGGCAACGGTGTACTCGCCGAGCCTGCCCGCCGTGAACTTGTCGCCGGGCTGGCCCTTGATCTGGCCGCTCGCGATGGCGTTCAAGGCCTGGATCGCCAGGTAGCCGAGATCGCCGGGATTCCACAGCGCAAACTGTGGAGCCGCGCCGCTCTTGACATAATCTCGCATCGCGTTTGGCGTGCCGAGGCCGGTCACGAAGACCGTGCCGACCTTGTTCGCGTCCTGGACCGCACGCGCCGCAGCCGCGATGCCAACAGTCGTCGGCGCGATGATC comes from Herpetosiphonaceae bacterium and encodes:
- a CDS encoding lactate utilization protein B, translating into MSRSNSKFHIPLTFQESARAALENTQLRRNLGKATQTIRAKRASVVDELPDWQELREAGRAIKERTLRHLDEYLLQLEAAVQRAGGQVHWARDAIEANRIVAGIVLEHGASEVIKVKSLTTDEIRMNEALGQHGVTAIETDLAELIIQLAHEESSHILVPAIHKNRAEIRTLFMHTLGISELSDEPAELAAVARRYLRTKFLSVPVATSGVNFAVAATGTIAVVESEGNGRMCLTLPEVLISIMGIEKVIPGWQDFEVFLQLLPRSSTGERMNPYTSFWTGVHPGDGPQAFHLVLLDNGRSRVLADHIGRQTLNCIRCSACLNVCPVYERTGGHAYNSVYPGPIGAILTPQLLGVERAGSLPYASSLCGACYDVCPVKINIPEVLVHLRAQVVRHKQTSEGIKGKLDPEAIGMRLLARVFRSPERYEQAQKLARLGQIPFARRGIIERLPPPLNVWTTMRDLQAVPRQTFRDWWRKRRVFGSVPKADADGVGDADGVDAEAAAAGRRNV
- a CDS encoding class II aldolase/adducin family protein, which encodes MALDQPFPDLDELLTTIGTAGQRLSGINASEGAAGNISMVIGWPLEVRRRFPVGASFVLPHPAPALAGHLVIVTGSGRRLRDIHLDPVANLAAVLVDADGRTGRLHTSPRRLFERVTSEFNSHLAVHDDQIARTGTNFHALIHAQPPHLTYLSHIPAYRDQALLNRRLIRWEPETIVNLPEGIGVLPYKLPGSPAMMEANVAGLREYRIVLWSKHGVMARSDISVTRAADRIEYAETAALYEYMNLVNGNQAEGLTQDELREVVRAFNVPTTLV
- a CDS encoding (Fe-S)-binding protein; translation: MKVTLFITCFNDTLFPQTGQAVVKLLERLGHSVEFPLEQTCCGQMHFNTGYQRESIPLARHFVEVFGDAEIVVSPSASCVGMVREFYPRLAEVSRDPKLARAVAALIPRVYELSELLVNKLGIEDVGAYYPHRVTYHPTCHSLRMIRVGDAPLRLLRKVRSIDLVELPNAEECCGFGGTFAIKNADTSMAMLGDKVRNVLDTHAEVCVAADNSCLMQIGGALHRQRAGVRPVHLAEILATTEEDGR
- a CDS encoding bifunctional rhamnulose-1-phosphate aldolase/short-chain dehydrogenase, with translation MVTRQPTFRHVHYAWDDAYANQLDPVARLVYRSNILGADQRITNTGGGNTSSKIIESDPLTEEPVEVLWVKGSGGDLRTSKRENFSSLYMDKLRALQAHYHHAPERGPKTAIEDAMVALYNHCTFNLNPRPSSIDTPLHAFVNRKHVDHMHPNAVIAIAAARNSERLTSEIYGDEVIWTAWQRPGFDLGLKLEQILQEHPQARGVILGGHGLINWADDDKACYELTLDLIERAASYIEARDKGEQTFGGQQYQALDEAQRHAVFAEILPWLRGQVSQYKRFVGTVQEDATILRFVNSHDAPRLAELGTSCPDHFLRTKIKPLYVPWNPQAEDVAALKHKLSAGLEQYRQDYAAYYQQHKRPDSPAMRDPNPTVILIPGLGMIAWGKDKSESRVTAEFYNCAVEVMRGAEAIDEYTALPLQEAFDIEYWLLEEAKLQRMPAEKELARRIVVVVGSGSGIGKAVAHRVAREGAHVVCADLHAEAAQATADELTARYGKGIGVAGTGISSYGPAIGLGVDITKRESVRALFEQVILAYGGIDDVIVTAGIYVPPDREGRVPDDKWALSFNINVTGLYVVADEANRIWRSQGLRGNLVLTTSVNAAVAKKGSLAYDTSKAAANHLVRELAIELAPLVRVNGLAPATVVEGSSMFPRDRVIASLAKYNIAFSDDETTEALREKLANFYAQRTLTQAPITLDDQAEVAYLLISRAFSKTTGQIFSVDGGLAEAFLR
- a CDS encoding LUD domain-containing protein gives rise to the protein MSAARDEILQRVRLALRDVPQREQPTDVAVERGYRPTADASREHVIELFVERVREYKATVRIVTAHALPTTIAESCAARGVRRLLVPVDIPREWLPAGIEALRDTELTYAQIDGCDGVLTGCALGIAQTGTIVLDGGQAQGRRVLTLLPDYHLCVVRTEQIVGLVPEAVARLVPAVCEQQRAITFISGPSATSDIELNRVEGVHGPRTLEVIVVTPD
- a CDS encoding L-rhamnose isomerase, translated to MTDSVPTTRHVQHAYALAKERYAALGVDTEQALARLGQISLSLHCWQGDDVAGFESPDGELGGGIAATGNYPGKARNADELRRDLDQVYRLLPGQHRLNLHAIYAEINGRKVERNELQPEHFAAWAAWAKANGHGIDFNPTCFGHPLAESGFTLSSYDAGVRRFWIEHCIASRTIGEYFGRELGTACVTNIWIPDGLKDTPVDRATPRRLLKESLDQILAAPIDRRYNLDAVESKLFGIGSESYVVGSHEFYLGYALSNHVLLCLDSGHFHPTESIADKISSVLLYVDEILLHISRGVRWDSDHVVTLSDETQALLQEIVRNNLLDRVHIGLDFFDASINRVAAWVIGARNVQRAALLALLEPIDRLREAERSGDYTTRLALLEELKGMPWAAVWDQFCLQHEVPLGMRYLDEIRSYETHELARRG
- a CDS encoding L-rhamnose mutarotase, yielding MKRVGFMLKVRQDRLDEYKRHHENVWPEMLAALRGAGWHNYSLFVRDDGLLFGYFETPDSLQAAQARMAEQAINTRWQEFMAPYFESPNNARPDEMFVELQEIFHLD